The following coding sequences lie in one Aspergillus puulaauensis MK2 DNA, chromosome 3, nearly complete sequence genomic window:
- the RPN3 gene encoding proteasome regulatory particle lid subunit RPN3 (BUSCO:EOG09262CMP;~COG:O;~EggNog:ENOG410PFHZ;~InterPro:IPR000717,IPR036390,IPR013586,IPR035267;~PFAM:PF08375,PF01399;~go_component: GO:0000502 - proteasome complex [Evidence IEA];~go_function: GO:0030234 - enzyme regulator activity [Evidence IEA];~go_process: GO:0042176 - regulation of protein catabolic process [Evidence IEA]) codes for MPAERRSLRSNNKSDTSSSANGEKTRSGSQSSSSNKDKAAPTRAAANKAKSTKAASSNTGSDSGMGEQRDQAQTNGADSTKNGMNGSEDVEMEEDTAVPPTKGSRVSGDKGQDQEGDIAVEGTEGEEPVSEIDPRTKAIQDIKANFTLLERAVTHFDPRFTLRVLRSISSMRKQITSDVLAEIIVSAYPKSNTFASFLLGAIDQGNAFDEAAGSKMEVDTDKTRPSTKEVLPEIDTYLSILVQIYLYDRKEIQKGAKFSTGLIERLRTLNRRTLDSLAARVYFYYSLFFEEIAPLPPSPAATVTSIRQPLLAALRTAVLRKDVDTQATVMTLLLRNYLSTSHISQADLLISHNHFPPSASNNQIARYLYYLGRIRAIQLQYTEAHGHLIGATRKSPSSHSARGFYQASHKLLVVVELLMGDIPDRAIFRQAALERAMHPYFLLVQAVSAGDLDGFLNIVNTYSSTFRKDGTYTLILRLRQNVIKTGIRMMSLSYSRISLRDICLRLGLDSEESAEYIVAKAIRDGVIEATLDHERGFMKSKEVGDIYATREPGEVFHERIRACLGLHDESVKAMRFPMNQHRLELKSAQEARERERELAKEIQEGDIDDEDAGGDFDAI; via the exons TCTGCTAACGGTGAGAAGACACGCTCTGGTTCACAGAGTTCGAGCTCCAATAAGGATAAGGCAGCGCCTACtcgcgccgccgccaacaagGCCAAGTCCACGAAGGCTGCCTCTTCGAACACCGGTTCAGACTCCGGCATGGGAGAACAGCGAGATCAGGCGCAAACTAACGGTGCCGATTCGACGAAGAATGGCATGAATGGGTCTGAGGACgtcgagatggaagaggataCGGCAG TGCCTCCCACCAAGGGCTCCAGGGTATCCGGCGACAAAggccaggaccaggaagGCGATATAGCCGTGGAGGGTACCGAAGGCGAGGAGCCTGTGTCTGAGATTGACCCTAGGACCAAGGCAATCCAAG ATATCAAGGCAAACTTCACGCTTCTTGAACGCGCTGTCACCCATTTCGATCCCAGGTTCACTCTCCGCGTCTTGAGATCCATATCATCAATGCGCAAACAGATCACATCGGATGTGCTAGCAGAAATCATCGTTAGCGCTTACCCCAAATCAAACACCTTTGCCTCGTTCTTGTTGGGTGCTATCGATCAAGGGAACGCTTTCGATGAGGCTGCTGGTTCAAAGATGGAAGTTGACACTGACAAGACGAGACCTTCTACAAAAGAAGTTTTACCTGAGATTGACACCTATCTGTCTATCCTAGTTCAAATTTATCTGTATGATCGAAAGGAAATTCAGAAAGGCGCCAAGTTCTCGACAGGTCTGATCGAACGACTTCGAACGCTAAACCGCCGTACACTCGACTCTCTTGCCGCCCGTGTGTACTTTTATTAttccctcttcttcgaggagatcgctcctcttccaccatctcccgCTGCAACGGTCACTTCAATCCGCCAACCACTCCTTGCGGCCCTTCGGACGGCAGTCTTACGAAAGGATGTGGATACCCAGGCCACTGTGATgacgcttcttctccgcaactACCTGTCTACCTCTCATATATCACAGGCTGACTTGTTGATTTCGCACAACCACTTCccgccatcggcatcgaACAACCAAATTGCTCGATACCTTTATTACTTGGGTCGCATTCGCGCTATTCAGCTACAGTATACCGAGGCTCATGGCCATTTGATCGGTGCCACCCGGAAATCGCCCTCAAGCCACAGTGCACGGGGGTTCTACCAAGCTTCCCACAAGCTTCTTGTAGTTGTTGAGCTTCTGATGGGCGATATTCCTGACCGTGCGATATTCAGACAGGCGGCTCTTGAACGGGCTATGCATCCTTATTTCTTGCTCGTTCAGGCCGTCAGCGCTGGTGACCTAGATGGATTCTTGAACATTGTAAATACGTACAGTTCAACTTTCCGGAAGGATGGTACCTATACTCTCATCCTACGTCTGCGACAGAACGTGATCAAGACGGGCATCCGCATGATGTCTCTCTCATACTCTCGCATCTCGCTCAGAGACATTTGCCTACGCTTGGGCTTGGATAGCGAAGAGTCAGCCGAGTATATTGTTGCCAAAGCTATTAGGGACGGTGTTATTGAAGCAACCCTAGACCATGAGCGGGGATTCATGAAGAGCAAGGAGGTCGGCGATATATACGCTACTAGGGAGCCTGGCGAAGTCTTCCATGAGCGTATTAGGGCATGCTTGGGTTTACATGACGAGAGTGTCAAG GCCATGCGTTTCCCGATGAACCAGCATCGCCTTGAACTCAAGAGCGCGCAGGAGGCAAGAGAGCGCGAGAGGGAGCTGGCGAAGGAAATCCAGGAAGGAGACatagacgatgaagatgcggGTGGAGACTTTGATGCCATCTAA